The stretch of DNA AGTTATGGATAGTTCTTTTTTACTTATAGCATATAAATTATGTATTCCTAATTTATTTTCAGAGACAAGTTCAACGATTCGGAGACAAAATTGTTGATATGTTACGTCGAGGTATGCAAAGTAGCAGCAATAGCAGAAATGTGCGATAATGCAGACGACCGAGAAAATCGTTGTTGTTTTATGTAAAGAAAAACGAACGGCGAACATCATTTCAGAGAGCAGATACTACTGGAAATATCTACGAGGAAAAAAGGGCAGCGAAGCCAATTTGATTGAGTTACAAGTTTCTCCTGCCGACGATGGATCAATACACTCGTCTCGTAATTAACAACAACAAGTTTGTTACGAACATAACCAAGTTGAAGTCCCGCGAGTATGAGTAGATTGTAATTTATTGTTATATGATATAAATTTCGTTTTCTCAATTTCATTCCAGGAACAAACTCAACCATCGATGCCACCGGAATAAGGTGTTGCAGCTTCCGCTGTAGTGCACAAATGCGACAAAGGTTGCGGCGAAGAAAAATGCAGCTGTTGGGATTTCACAGATGATACAATTGCTGCGGATTATAGAGCGGGCGGAACGCAAACACCAGTTGCAATAACGCACGAATTCCTGGACTTCACCGAAAAGGGAAACCTGATGGAAACCGATAGCATTGGAACGGTTGTGCTGGACCCGACGTTTTCACTTTGAATTTCAGTAATGTGTTACTTAATTTTAATATGTAGTTGAAAATGTTTAGCTCCAGATAGTTCATAAGAAATGTTACTTATTCCGTCTAGCGGATTCATAATGCTTTGTTAGAGTTAAAAATAATGTAACAATAGCTTTAAtttatgataaaaataaatatttataaacaattttttgtttgtttcaactttctcgaaaacatatagaGCCATAATAAGGGTCGAGAATTTTGCATCCGATCGacgtggtgccagattggcacagtgttGGCACGAAATTGCTTGTCAAACACGAAGATTAGGTCGAcagaatcattgcaaaatggcacgatgtcggcaccgttgtcgacaccattttttGGGACCGATttgacacaacaatgtagagggggatgttgatcaaattttatttttgaaagtgtaaaatatttggcctttGTCGAGCAGTATATGGGGAATATGGGTGAGTGATTAACAGCTGCACCTTGAAACGTAGACATCTTGGGCCGACAAAAGCTTTGATAGAATACCTTGATCGTGAACAACCAAAACGTCAAAACAATAACATTGAACACACTTTCTCTAAATTTGAAGATTTTCTTTCTCGGTGGTCTGCAGTGCGCGGAACAACTCCGGTTTGAATCGCGAATTCTTTTTGGGAATCCACTCAAAATGAAATGTCACTACGAAGTACTTGGTGTGGAACGGTCCGCCGGAGATGAAGAGATCAAAAAAGCATATCGGAAGCTGGCACTTCGATGGCATCCGGATAAAAATCTAGACAACACGGAGAAGGCAAATCAACAGTTTCTGCTGGTGCAAGCAGCGTACGATGTGTTGTCTGATATCCAAGAGCGGGCTTGGTATGATAATCATCGGGAGCAGATTCTCCGAGGTGGACATACAAACTACGAGGACAATTCAATAgatttgttccaatatttcACCGCGTCATGTTACAAAGGATTTGGCGACGATCCAGGTGGATTTTATGCCGTTTATGGTGAGGTGTTTAACACAATTGCTTCGGAAGAGATTGAATTTCTGGATCGCGAGGAGGATTTCGAAACGATTCCCAAATTCGGAAATTCAGCGAGCAATTATGAGACGGATGTTCGGTTGTTCTACGGATTCTGGGAATGTTTTTTGACGAAGAAAAGTTATGCTTGGTTGAATCCGCATAACATCAGTGAAATTCGTGATAGGAGAATTTTGAAGGTAATCGAGAAGGAGAACAAAAAGATCCAGCAGAAGGCGAGGAAAGAACGAAATGAAGAAATCCGATCGTTGGTGATGTTCGTGAAGAAGCGTGACAAACGAGTACAGGGTTACAAAAAGCTCTTGGAAGAGAGAGCCGAGCAGAATAGGATCAAATCTCAGCAGAATCGACTCGAGCAAATACGACGGAAGCAGAAGGAAATCGAAGAACAACAGAAAAACTCATCTAATATATTCAATGAAGCTTACGAGGAGCAGTTAAggtaatttaaataatttttatttgactACAAAGCTATACTGGATGTCTGTCTATTgcagaaaactggaagaatcttATGCTGATGCTTCCGAAAGTTCAGCTGATGAGAATGAAGAAGCGGCCGAAACGATGCGAGATGCAATGAATGGTTTAATGATCAGTCAGGACGAAAACGGAGAGGAACACTTCTATGTAGATGATCTCTATTGTGTAGCCTGTGATAAAATGTTTAACAATAAGAAGACGTATGAAAACCATGAATCTTCCAAGAAGCACAAACAAAATGTTGAGTTGCTTAAGAAACAGATGCGAAAGGAAGAGGAGGATAGTGAACTGTTGGATGATCAACGATCACAAACGGGCGATGATCCCATAGAAAAAGAAAGCGAAGACGAAGAGGAAATAGCAGTACAAAAATCTAGCAAAGGAAAGAATAAGAAAAAAGCTACTAAAATGCGACTCCCTTCGGAAAATGAGGAAagtcatgttgattttctttctTCTGGTGTTCCAAAAATAGTTGACAGCGATGATGATTGGAGCGGTGCCAAAAAGACGAAGAAGGGGAAAGCTAAAGCGAAAGACAGCGGACAAAATAAAACTAAAGAAATAACTAACCCTATTAAGGATACTGCATCCAAGGAAGAGTCGGGGTCTCAACTGGAAGTTGAAGTAGGCAATAACGATGATGACGCGGATAGAAACGGTACAACGGACCACAAATGTGTTACATGTAATGAAAAGTTCACCTCCAAGAACAAGTTATTCAACCATTTGAAGCAAACGGGACACAGCGTTTATATTAACAAACAGAAGCCTCAGAAGGCCGATAGTGAGAGAAGTAAAGGTGGGAAAAGCGGAaataaaagaaacaaataaataaaccaacaaattcctTTGAATATACACGGTTATACgattctttcaaattttgagaaAAGATAATTaagtatcagaaaaaaaaattattgtgatTATTTTCTCGAGCTGCTTTAGGCTTGTAGAGTAACTGACGGTCCTGCTGTGACTCCGGCATTATTCTCATAATCACGAGGAGCAAAGAAAACATGTCGTTGAACTCCATCCTCGGTAATGATTCCAATACGGCAAACGCCTCCAGAGCTTCCATCGTGATACATGGCATGGAAGATGGATTTCTTCACGAATTCCATACACTCCTCTTTGGCCATGCCTTCACGGTAATGTTCTTTAACAAACCCGTAGATGTACGAACTGCCAGATCCTCCAATGGTGACATTTTGTCGAATTTGCATTCCTCCCACCGGAACGGAATAAACCTGTCCTCCGTTCTTTTTGTCCCAGCCAGCAACAATGATGCCGGCTACCAGCGAGTCACGATAGTTGTAGCAATACTGCCGAAACTCATTGGCTGCATCCGAGACCAGCGGTTCCTCGCCGGTTTGATTTCTAGTGGGAAGCGctaacatgtattttttttttgtaaattaagcAATATGAATAACTTACTCGTGATAATTTAGCGAATACGCAACGATATCCGCGATCGCCTGTGTATCTGCGGCAGAACCGGAGCGACAGCAGTAGATTTTATCGGTCAGCTTGGTCAACTTATCTGTTACACGATTCGCTACGTATGTGCCCGTACTGGTACGTGAATCCGCTCCGACTACCACTCCACCATTGAACTCTACGGCCATAATAGTTGTCTGGGGTGCGAAACAAGATCGATGATGCAGCAGTAATACAAACAGTTCCGTAACCTAACAGACTAGCGATCTTACTTACCCCGGTGCTGTGGTGAGCATTTCTCCAGTCATTCGAGCCGTCCATAATTTTAGTTTCTATGAACTGATACAAAGCAAACTGATGGGAATGAAATATTCTCGAGTGAGCACAACTTTTTCTTAAATTCAAATAGAAACACTAAACAGTTTGTTCCGAATGATGTTGCGAGTTTAGGGAACTGACAGTAGTGTTGTCAAATAAATTTCTGAGAACAGGGTGGCTAATTTTCCTTCCTCGTTTGAATAGAGCTGTGTAGCATAAAGAGCAAGATGTTCATGTCTCAAGGTAATAATTCGCCGAGAAGACTGTAGCGATGATAGCAGAAACATTACAGAAATTATAATCGTGGTTGTATGCAGATACTGAACAGATGCACGAAAAATATGATAGAGCAGCCAGTTGGCGTAATCCTATGTTAATCTTCCTGTACTCGCgcacaaaatcataactcgtatactcgcgcaagGTGTCACAAATCGAATGTTGAATTGCTATGTAATATTGctgttgtgtatttttttttaggaTTTATTGGTATTCATTTGAAGAAGAGAGTATAATTGAACGGAAAACTCCAAGAAATAcgttttcttcatcttcattcagttttaatagtcaccTAATTCAGCTTCCTCAAAAGAGAGTAATTTGATACTGcgacacaaataacgaaattcgattttttttcctgttattaattgaaagtaagcaactcaataaattcatgaaagtatgaaGAGCGATAAAACAACATAAGAAcgtattaagtgcgattcacatacaacatcaacgtcacgttcacgtcccgttacattacgttacgtcagttaatctaccatgcaattcttacgaaaacattcacatacatcgttgtaacattcacataaatcgttgtaggtggcgacaccatgaataacactaaataaatcattcgattgacatttgacgtgacggtgctggtgcaagcattgactgcatgtgttgATTGGTGGAggcgttgacggaacgtagacgttctttttcgtaacgttctatgtgaattgCACATTAATCGATTGAGATTTCATTGGTGTAAGAATCCGAACAtatcataactgcatgctcgaaactaacatattttttacattccatGCAGTTTCGAAGAGAAGAATTTGTAACAATCTTCTAGATAGTtaacagatgataaaggttctggaatatcaaGTTTGTATATTTCTAATGttctttgtctctgtgttctaggtaaactaaaaattaatCTCTATTTtctgatggggcataaaaagatgaaataaaagcagtgctcccgtggccaagtggttagcgtcacacagtATCATGTCGGGGGTTCGGTTTCAATTCCCATTCTGATcgggagatttttcgccaaagaactttcttccgacttgcactgtggtcattccagaacacattcaaggcgtgtttttctGCATAGAAATCTCGACTGAAgtactactaatgaaaatgatgcaagtaatatctatgttgagaaggcaaaagatcCACTGGGTaagttagtgccatccaagaagaaaagTGTGCAGTTAAGCCACTCTGACTCCAGCCATTTTGGAGATGTTTTAGACGGTCGCAGCGAACACAACTTACCTTGTCCGCAGTCCAAATACGAAAGAGGCAGAGCACTCGTGCTGCGTGATTGGGTTGGATTATGCAGGACTGAGGCAAACCTCAAAGCGGGCGAAATATGAATGACAGGGCTGCGTCGCGTTGGCACGGTATGTATAAAAGGGTGGGCTGCGCATTTCGAGCGGAATATATTAGATGTAAAGGGAAGATTATATTCACGATCCACACAAAAAGTATTCCTAGGAACTTCTTGcgacttgttttcttgtcgatactGTTTAGCCCATAtatagtaatgcatcgaaatccggacgcttaagcgcttacgaatataatttcaactactaaaaaatattgacatatcatagcactaaaaattagcgttcctatgactaccacaagatggcgccattcatatatgttttcaaaatcctatcaatatgggtatcaaatgaaagggcttaattagtagaatacaaaaatttgtgaaaaatgaaaatctaaaatggcggccgctacaaaatggcggattacatattctctcagaaccccatcaatatgggtatcaaacgaaagggcttgactagcagaacagagttatcgatgaaaaatgtaaatccaagatggcagccgcTAAAAAATTgtagattacatattttctctaaaccccatcaatatgggtattgaaTGAAAGGTATTGACTAGtagacagttattcatgaaaaatggaaatccaaaatggccgccactacaagatggcaccgtatttttttttcaaaaccacatcaatataggtatcaaatggaagagcttgactagtagaaaacagttattgataaaaaatttaaatccaagatggcggccactacaaaatggcggattacatattttctgaaaaccccatcaatatgggtatcaaccGAAAgcgattgactagtagaacacccatattgataagggttggataaaaatacatatggcgccattttttgctggcggccattttggatttgaattttttataaataactactaatcaagccctttcgtttgatacccatattgttggggtttagagaaaatatgaaatccgtaattttatagcggacgccattttggattttcaaaataatgaaatacgcagttttataatgactgcagagataaaggtatgttccaaatttcagaacaatcggtcaacaggaagggggttaaatttctattaatgtgggacagcgccacagacaaagttacccacgtacatacaaacgggtcatataatcgaccccgtcctgTATACCAAAGAGTTAAACcacaaaactcttcggtatacaggacggggtcgattatatgacccgtttgtatgtacgtgggtaactttgtaactttgtctgtggcgctgtcccacattaatagaaatttaacccccttcctgttgaccgattgttcGAAAATCTTTactccacactccatactccatacaatttttttgttaacagctaggtaccatgtttgacactaaactaaattgacataatagtaactatcagtcacatcaattcaacatgcaaaaaatgtcatggttttggcataatattgaatgtaatgaaaaagtgtccggataaaaaagcgtctggattcagaagcatcactgtatattataataaaaatatccccgaaactgtaactgtaaaaaataaccaAGAGCCACCGATAGTTTTGTTTTATTGGcaatctaacgtacaaatctacacctaggggcctgcggtgaaagtgatgatggttttaaattttgaaatgtgAGTTTATGGGAGGTTTGTAGTTATTTCTATGACTACTTGGTCTGTGAGACCAGTGTGCGAGTATAGGAGAGTTAATTAAAAATTCTTTGGTTAGATGACATAAAACatgaaacataaaacatataaCAAGGTGATTcctgttctggtcgggggatttttcgtcaaagaaatttcttctgtGATGACGCGTATCCtatagcttgccactcagaatgaattcaaagcgtgttatttgACACAAGAAATCTCTACtgaatactaataaaaatgttgCGATTTAATACTTATGTTAAGACGTCTAGGGACGTAAGCGGCATTCAAGAAGTCAGATAGTCAGTTCACAAATAAAAcagtttaaatttaaaaaagtgaTCAAAAATAGGACTTTTTCGGAGACAGCAGATGTTGCCATAGAGCAGGTGGTCCTAAGCTGACTCCTTCAATGGTGAAAGCTATATTCAAAATACCAGTTTTGTGACAACTTCAGCATTGAATTTAACATTCTATATTACTATGGTTGATACCTAGAGTGCGTGCGATTTGGcacaggattttttttataggcatgtaaaaatgaattatctacaGCCAATTTTTGATATCtcgttttttcgattttgatgagtttctaaataacgatttttaatgaaaaataactcaattttaacaaaaattgtcgctattttggcaatttttcgaattttcaaaaattcaattctgggaggatagaattttTATGTTACATGAAAGATGACAAATGATTGTGCATTTATCTGTCTAAATCGTCATAAATCGTCAGgaataaaaaatagtaaaaaaaattataagggaCACGACCgctttttcgacgtagaaccacgAAATTATAGTATTCAATCCGCTTATttttcacttcggatattatttcagaatgcatcgaaatttttgatatATCTTTTCAGTTATTTAGTTAATTTACTATTTCAggagtaaaaaatttcattagaaaactagaagtgggttatatctttgatataaccgcaaggtggacgtaggactaatgttgacttagcaatcaataagtaacaagcatataaatcttagacgtttcatctttcgaataaagtgattatcataccacttcgtttagccggaaaagaattattaacgttcaaagggggaaccgattcctcctcggaaatacccagagCAAATAGTACAaactccccaagccccgacaattggaatcatcgttgatccggaggaggattattaacacttgagaaggaatggattcctccttggaattacacagcgaaaataagacccccttcccaacaattccaacttctcaataacgacgatcgattgcagcattcgtaaacaaataattttataacgccgCTTTTATAattgtgatttcttcgatatgtaatataatatccacttcgatcatatccactacaccgtatcataacatatcaaatccatagtcaatccgaGTACAATAGTACCCGCTgcctgcatctaatttgctatgacaatttcccctggctccatggttttgaaatctgtgttagggaaattttccgatttgcagaaacgcatgcgagtacgaaagtacccgcagctctcATCTATTTTCCAATGCGATTTTCCCatgtttcatgattttgaagtctgtgttagggaaacaatcCAATTTTCAGAAACGCAAATGAGGACATACGTACCCGCTACTTGCATCTAATTTTATATGTTAATTTCcgctggctccatggttttgaagtctgtgttagggaaacattccgatttccagaaacgcaagcgagtacaaaagtaaccactgcttgcatctatttttgaaatgccgatttcccctggatCCATGGTTTTCAAGTctgggaaacatccatccattccagcgatcgtacctcaatcgttgcgcaatcataaccgagtggatttccgagcggcggctggattggtgtgatttcaataacctgttttgaaagcaattttagggctattgaaacaaatttttggatcaaaaagtaacaagcatataacgcatagacattttatctttcgaatgaagtgtttatcatattatttctttcagttgtttaggagctattaacactcaaaatctcgttctccggcgtaacgctttcgatttcgaaagtttgaacttacaccccagtatagaaatgatagacgtagtcctacgtcaaaatgaagaGAATGGTCGAAGCCTTCAGCGCTTTTCGATTATTTGGTTGCGTCCTCACTTCACGATTGAACCATTACTCCTATATTCCGTTTGAGGTCGAGGCCCAACAGTAAGGTTTTCCTACTGGAATTCGaaagcatacttccatgaaatatatgttgtatttaaataaatgcagtgtattcaaaaattctggatactctctCATATCCGCATTAGCACAAAAATTTCCCGTATGCTGCTGACACCTTCGTTGTCGAAGCACACGTTGATACGGAGCACTTTCTCTTCTTCGAGGGTGTGTAGTGAATCCGAATGAAATTGCATGGCCGTTTCgcaatatcttccattcttgtatcgagctgtgtgtctATGTGCgtgaaatcaacattaggtATGAGTGATGTCCGcttgttgtgttgtgtttggtTACTCGCTCGCAAGAGTGGTTTCATTCCCTTCAGTGAAAAGAAACTCTACTCCATATTCATCCTTCCTTTGTCTTTCACGACAGGGAAAGAATCCACTCTCGCTCGATACTCGCCCACCAAACGAGACGTGGTGTCGGTTCGTATCGTGGATGGCtaatttataccaaataagttgaaaacgggcagaaacgaatgtattagttgatcgttattgacggtacgggtagGGTAAGCACATAAATCGGCAGATCAGAGCAGAACAGAATgcatggggaaatgggaatgcttccagttttaattaatttaaaccgtttagaggtcAAGGAATTGTAATCTATAGCATATCATACATATCATACATAGATaggatttccgattcgattggaatgcaaatcaacgttaataactatttttttggcagacttatctcacttcttaactaggcgaacctagccagaattttcacctgcccccgggcttctgaatgccaaagggggactaggctctgcggaatgcacgtatctgcatgctcgtgctgttttagtcctgaccgaggaattgtcggacaatcgcgcaggtgctaaggatgaccgacttttggatgccggccaattccttctcgatgttcaacacctttagcgcttccagaagtgtcttcgggataattccagttccagagagaacgactggaacaattcttgggacctcccttagcccccacagttccttgagctccacggccaatggtcggtacttgcagattttgcgaccgtgggtctcctccagattctggttcagtggaatagcgacatcgatgatggtgactttgcggtcgctcttgtcgtaaaccattatatctgggcggttgtggtggatcgagaggtcggtcagaacagtgcgatcccagtacagcttgaaacggtcattttccaggacaggtgcaggcaggtaccggtagtttggtacgttgtcttccagtagagcacattggagcgccagttgtcgatgaacaatacgggccacgttgttgtggcgctcggtgtaggctgcgttggccaaaacgggacagcctcccataatgtgctctatgttttcacctggttgatggcacatccggcaaatgtcatcaacgtcttgatgccagacgtaccgcctgcagtttctcgtcggcattatcctgtcctggatggctatcatgtcggcttctactactgaagagagttcaccacgcgttagccacagattagatgcggccttgtcgacgtgtggccggtccagttgatgggggtgggcaccatacactgccttctgcttccaagctgcaatcttctcctccactgtctgcagattgcagttgagttggtactccgcttgcgccaagtgcagagcgctgtatcctctgtcggcggcgcagacagcccggtatagcgcgttttggttggcgcgttctgcgaagtactcgcgcagttgtcgtacctgggcaacacacagtgcagaaatgtcgacgattccaagtcccccttctttgcgtggtagtgaaactctctccagtgccgattgaggatggtgcattccggcctctttgaatgctttcctcatcctcctctcaaggtcctctaggttagttttgctccatttgactacaccaaaactgaaggtcagcaggggaaccgcgaatgtgttgatcgcgcgtaccttgttccccgcgttgaggaaagtcctcaggacacagttcactcgactcaagaacttgtctcgcagctccgtcttgatgtcggagtggcgaatcccggtgagctgtcggaatccaagatatttataggattcgccacgaaccatgtctcttataaactcgccgtcatagacctcgtagcctccggattcggtaagttgtcctttcagcaggtggacacagcgacacttgtcgaggccgaactccatacagatgtccctgcttatgtcttcgacaacccggatagctacacctagacgctgacgtgaatcagcgtagaccttgagatcgtccatgtaaaaggtatgggtcacttcttcgtgggcgccgtcgccataccttattttatagccatgaccgtttctattgagcgtcctactgagggggttcagtgccagacaaaaccaaagcgggctgaaagagtcgccttggaatatccccctctttatctgcagcgttctagactgcaacacattttccccatcactgaggtgcagagacgtactccactgcctcatcgcatgctgcaggaacctaacgacgacgggatcaattttgtagagctccaatacccggacgagaaacgagtgaggtatggagtcataagccttcctgtaatcgatgtaggccatacttaggttccgctggttatatacc from Toxorhynchites rutilus septentrionalis strain SRP chromosome 3, ASM2978413v1, whole genome shotgun sequence encodes:
- the LOC129775767 gene encoding proteasome subunit beta type-6; this encodes MDGSNDWRNAHHSTGTTIMAVEFNGGVVVGADSRTSTGTYVANRVTDKLTKLTDKIYCCRSGSAADTQAIADIVAYSLNYHENQTGEEPLVSDAANEFRQYCYNYRDSLVAGIIVAGWDKKNGGQVYSVPVGGMQIRQNVTIGGSGSSYIYGFVKEHYREGMAKEECMEFVKKSIFHAMYHDGSSGGVCRIGIITEDGVQRHVFFAPRDYENNAGVTAGPSVTLQA
- the LOC129775766 gene encoding dnaJ homolog subfamily C member 21 → MKCHYEVLGVERSAGDEEIKKAYRKLALRWHPDKNLDNTEKANQQFLLVQAAYDVLSDIQERAWYDNHREQILRGGHTNYEDNSIDLFQYFTASCYKGFGDDPGGFYAVYGEVFNTIASEEIEFLDREEDFETIPKFGNSASNYETDVRLFYGFWECFLTKKSYAWLNPHNISEIRDRRILKVIEKENKKIQQKARKERNEEIRSLVMFVKKRDKRVQGYKKLLEERAEQNRIKSQQNRLEQIRRKQKEIEEQQKNSSNIFNEAYEEQLRKLEESYADASESSADENEEAAETMRDAMNGLMISQDENGEEHFYVDDLYCVACDKMFNNKKTYENHESSKKHKQNVELLKKQMRKEEEDSELLDDQRSQTGDDPIEKESEDEEEIAVQKSSKGKNKKKATKMRLPSENEESHVDFLSSGVPKIVDSDDDWSGAKKTKKGKAKAKDSGQNKTKEITNPIKDTASKEESGSQLEVEVGNNDDDADRNGTTDHKCVTCNEKFTSKNKLFNHLKQTGHSVYINKQKPQKADSERSKGGKSGNKRNK